ATGCAAGCTTCCAATGTGAATTCTTAGATAGATCAAGAACTTTGTCATGCTTTTGTCAAGTTTTTTTGGGGCATGATTGGAACTTCAGTGTTTTAATAGAGGGAGTCTTTGACAACTTAAACTTCGCATTCTATTGAAGAAAGCTCATAAACTGATCCTTAACTTGACACACACCCCAAAAAAGTCAGCATCGAGTATTTATTTTGGGAGCTTGCTCCAAATGAATGGGACTGGTCATGACAGGTTATATACTCATCGATTAGCAATAAATGCTCCCTTCTCCGATGTATGGTTATGTTCTTTCTTCAACTTCATTCACCAATAGCCtagttttccaattttgtcataaGTATTCGAAACTGCATTGCGTGTGAGCAAGTATTAGGTCTGCCGCAAAGAGTTATTATGTACTCGAAAACAACCATAAATTacaaaagagggagagagcgagaTCCATGCAAGGAATGAGATTGACCATTTTGAATCATCTTCTAGTATCTGGAACATTTACACTGGAAggatctaaaatattttcattcgaAAGAATTGATTGTACAAACTTTTTTCATTATGCCAAAAAATGATCGCTTTATGAAGATCGCAATGACAGGATCCTCTCTTTTGATCTATGATGCAGGAAACTAAACTCTAGCAATTTGATGGGCCACATAGTCCCGTCACTTTCTCATCTATCAACGATTGAATACTTGTAAGTTGTGTCACTCATGATTAAACACCCCCTGGGAGTCAACTCATGATTGAATAATTTCGGTTGTGTTTTAGGAGACATAGGCTATAGAAATACCACCCTAATATGTGGAAACATTTTGCTTTTGGCTATTCCCAGAGATTTGTCCAACAATCAGCTTACGGGAGCAATACCAAAAACTCTAGCTGAATTACCACATCTTAGCTTTCTGTAAGTTAATGTCTCTAGCTGAAGCAGCGAAGTATTTAAAGTGGACAACCTCTTATCATGGCTATATTTGCAGAAATTTAAGTGGAAACAACCTGACTGGATCAATTCCTGAAGCTCTTAAGAATAGGGTTCGGGACAGTACTTTAAACatgaggtctctctctctctctctctctctctctctctctctctctctctctctctctcgttgagTCATATACGACTTTATAAGGTGGAAAGACTATCGACGTGTTCTATTTATTGTGATTAGAGGCAAATAAGAAGGCCAACTTTTGATCTGCATTTGGCAAATCAATCTGGACACTTGTTGATAGGAATTTCGGTCCAACTCCTTCATTCTTTGTGGCAGTTTGACAGGAAACGTGCATCTTTGCCTGGCTGATCCTTGCCCACGTAAGAAGAAACAAGAGACCATACTTGTTACTGTTACATCAGTTTCAAGCTTCTGTGGGGCTCTCTTTAGTGCTTTGGCAATTATTTGGTTAATCAAATGGAAACAGACTTGTTCTAAAACTAGTGAGGCATTTGAACAAATGCCAGGTACTTTTTCTTACTTGTCCTGTTCGCGCAATTTACATTACATTTGACAAAATCCTGACTATGCTTTTCCTTTGGTACATTTTTATCTGCAACAGTGTCTTTTCTAGGATCTGAGAATTTACAACTCAGCACCTTGCTATCCTCTTCTCACGCACCCTAAGAGTCTCTTTTTACATTATCGATAAGGGAATCAGGAATAAAGGAAAGTTGGATATAATCAAATTTTCCCAATGCTAGTAATATGAGTCACGTAATGATCACAAGAGCgttgagataagagagagacgGGATCACCACAGCATTGTGGCATCAGCATCACAAAGAGAATGTGCATTATTGAGCTTAACTTATCCAGaataaattttctgatttttctcttCGAAATTAACTGTGCTATGCATCGGAAGGACTAATAACAACTTGAGAGTGCAAGTTTGTCCATAGTATTCTAATGGTCCGACAAAGAAAGTTTGATTGTGCAATCTCAAACTTATCTATTTGTATTGAGCAAAGCAAAAGAATCCACATGTTAGCATATTAAAGGCAGGTGACAGAGAATCCCACCGCAGATCTCTTGATTTTTGTCCTCTTTTCCATTAATACGAATCTTGAAATGGGATCAGAAAAACCTCTCATACGTCTTTTAATTGTTGAGGACGCAATTGGAGTTATTTGCCTTGGAAGTCCACTGATTAAAGTGGTAGCCGCACTACTAATGGGAACCTTTTTGCTACAGAATCTAGTGAGAGGACACCGAGATTAAAGAATCGACCTTTTGAGTATGGAGAGGTCTCAAAAATCACTGGGAACTTTGGACAAGTGATAGGTAAAGGTGGATTTGGAAATGTATATCTTGGCACACTAGATAACGGCACCATGGTTGCTGTGAAGATGCTCTCTGAATCATCAAAACAAGGGTACAAAGAATTTCAAGCTGAGGTCAGACAAAATGATGCAGTTACTCTTCCTTTGAAAATCAACTTATGCCGACACTTAGGCAGATATTTGTTCAGAAACTTCCTCTTAGACTATTGTTAGTATACGTTATAATGACTCGCACTCCTGATACCATAGGCACAACTCTTAGCGATTCTACACCACGGAAATTTGGTTTCCTTGTTTGGATATTGCGATGATTCCAAGCACATGGCATTAGTATATGAATACATGGCCAATGGAAATTTGAGGCAACATTTGTCAGGTTCGTATTCCTGTTTTGTTGTATTGGTTCTTCTGCAAAACAATCCTATAAGATTCTATCTTGCTTATACGGAACACTAAGATGCATCCAACAGAGGACCATCCGAAGATCTTGACATGGAGTAAGAGACGACAAATAGCTGTGGATGCAGCACAAGGTGCATGATAAGATATCCACAGTTGGTAGGTCTTTTGCCATCATTGCTTTGGCATTGTTAACATTGTTTTTGCAAAGATTTCAGGTTTGGATTATTTGCATAATGGTTGCAAGCCACCCATCATCCATAGAGACTTGAAGACTTCAAACATTTTGTTGaatgaagacttccaagccaaATTAGCTGATTTTGGCCTATCAAGAGCTTTTGCATCTGAAAATGACTCTCATGTGTCAACTCGTCCTGCCGGCACCTTTGGCTACCTCGGCCCCGAGTAATAGATAAAGCTTAACATCATTGATCTAGTTCAATTTAGGATCTTTAATGGCGTAGCAATATTGACATTGCCTAAGATTTTATCTTTGATTTAAGATCCATATTATTTTCCCCCCTTCCCAGGTTTCAATCTTCTGGAAATCGTGACAAGAAGAGTGATGTTTACAGTTTCGGAATTGTACTCTTTGAGTTAATCACAGGCCAACCTGCAGTAATGAGAAGCCAGGATGGCTGCGACTTCATTCACATACTTGAATGGCTAATTCCCATCATTGAAAGTGGTGATATACATAGGATTATGGATCCTAGGTTACAAGGAAAATTCAACATCAACTCGGCTTGGAAAGTGGTGGAGATTGCTATGTCTTGTACACAACCAAGGGCGATTCAAAGGCCAGACATAAATCATGTATTGGCAGAGTTGAGGGAGTCTTTGGTGAGCAAATCAAGCGGTTCTTTTGAAGTGACCTCTTCAGAGATACATTGTGACAGTGTCCCTATGGCAAGATAGTAGAAACTTTTCAAAGACAGAAAGGTTATCTTCTTTTTATGTCAAAGATTAACTTCTGTTTACAAATttgtacttttttcttttatcacgTCATccactttcccttttctttttgtcattgaATTTCGAAACTCATTGTTTAACAATAATACGGTTTCGTCCTATGTCGTTCCTCTCTCCGTTAATAATGTTAGTTCATTGCATTCCTAATCCCATGAGTTGGAGGTTGTGTTATCCATGGAGTGGGTAAACGGCATTAGCAGGCCCTCAGGGCACGTTGTTGTCGTTCAACTGAAAAGTCAGTTTGTCACACCCCAATCTTCGGGCATGCACCCATCCCTTAcatggtcgattaatagcgacacCCCATAACGCATCGTTGacccatttcattttaaatgcgCATGTGGAAGTAGATATAGAATCCAcggacaataaaataatgagataaAAAGTAGGGCCaactttttcaaatcaaaacaaacatttTATAACAAACAGGTTTATTCACAACATCAGGCCACTTACAAAATATCAACTTAACAAAAGGGAACCatcctatgactaactagtcaGATACGTATGCCAATTCTTCaatctccaccttctcagaTTTCGGGGCTTCCAGTCCTCCACTAACTTcctctaaggacctgaaaatggttatacaataaccagtgagataacatctcagcaagttctaccccactaagacccaattaaaagctaatacaccttagggctgtctaagcacaacacgagtcagaggacttacatTGGCCTCAGTCCCTTCCTGCAAATCAGTTCAATTAATAAATACTAATAATCACATCAACCCATCAATTCAACCAATAGGATTGACTCAGCGATCAAttgactcagtcgattacatgtcttCACGACCATCTCTTGGTTGGCCCATTTCATACTATCTATGAATCTGATCAAAATGCAAGACTACTCACCCTAGGTGATATAAAGACAGTAGCTTGCCCCAGAGGCCAATAACTAGCATACTATccattctctaagatgacatacAATTCATCGAGTTAATATAGTATAATATTCTTTCTCCATATGACATATAGAGCCATCGAGCCATTATATTATACTGTCCTTTCTCAAGATGACATGGAGTCATCGAGCCAGTATATCATACCGTCCTAtttcaagatgacatatagagccaTTGAACCGATATACACACAATTCATCATACCATCCTTTCTTAAGATGACACATAAAGTCACTAAGCTAGTAGATCATACCATCCTatctcaagatgacatatagagccatcgagccggtatacatgCCATGTTCCAATCATACaattaatttatcaaaattaattaatttaggaaaataatcctaaaatcacaattaaatcaattcagcacaaattaacattcaaataaataaacagactacaccaccataatcaacataaaatttcggtcgtcggctatcccagcctaattttcgaaaaataattaattaattaaataattacggaaaatattaaataaatgtaataaatccaatttaagcctgtaatgcctaattggacacCGAGAATGGACCaggaaaattttcaagattcattcaataaataataacgcgagtctacttgctaatgtcacTAACCAATTgtctaacatgcattgataaagcactaatttaattattctactctaatctatccacctaattatacttaattaaatataaacaacccctaagcatcattagcctactaatcGGGGATTAGTGAGAAAAATTCACTTGATTAAATGCGAAGGCCAGATCACCCCGacgacgacgcgacggcggccgaattctgaatttttggcggCGGCGTCGATGGGTCTCGGACCGAGCCCAacaggccttgcaagcccacagcaaatTGCTGGGCTTGGGTTGAACTTGCAGTTGGGCTTGGCTTCGCAGGGTTGGGCTCGGAATTGGGCTTCTAATGGGCTGGACCCAAGGCTGAAATTGCGGACGGGATTGCTAAAATTCACAGGCTTGGACTGCTGATTTCTTGGGCGAAGTTGGGCTGAACTTCACGTGGACTCTCTTTGGATGGGCTGGAATTACACGAACTGGGCTGCTGATTGAAGATGGGCTGTTCGGCTTCGCTGGAATTTGCTGGGCTAATCCACGAGCGAAGATGAGAGCTGCTGGGCCGTTGCTGCGGGCGGGCTGAATTCGAGCGAGCCAGGCCAATCCGAAGCAGCAAGGAGGAGCTGGTGTCGTTGTGGTGGGGGAACAGGGAAAGACAAATGATGGCAGACAGCGGCAGACGGTGGGGCAGGAGATGGGGCGGTGTCGTTGCAGGGAGAGGGACAAACGGCTTGCGGTCAACTGCCAGGGAATTTGCTAAGGAGGGATCCACGGTAGTTGACTCGTGGACGTGGCAGCGTGAGCGAAGCTTGGGAGAAAAAATGGGGTCGGTGGAGACGGCAGGACTTCGGGTAGTTTGCTGGCGTTCGGTAGAGTCTTCGATGGGGGCTTTGCTGCGAGGATTGACCGAGCAGGAAGAGACAGAGGACGGAGATGATGCGGCCATAAGTGAACGAGAATGAAAGCAAGGTAAAAGGAGACAAAAATGAAAGCTGAAGCAGATGAAGAAAAAGAGGCAATGGATaggaacgagagagagagagagagataactGGAGATGAAGTCGGCGAGACTTGCTGGAGAAGCCGCCGGTGTGGAAGAAAAGTCAAGcaattatctaatccaataaaAGCATGTcccctatttctttcttcacattATAATTTCCATAATAATCcaatttaaatgcaaataaTGCAACCCCCAGCCTAGTTCCGAATTTCATTAATAATGAACTTCAATATCATCTCCAAATTCCTCAAATCGAGGTcaatttcgatgaagaaaattcctgaacaattttctataaatccctaACACTTAAAGGCTCGGCTTGGAAgttcaaatttcctttaattcgGCCCATCCGAATTTTCGTTAATTTCCGCAACGTCCgaaacgattttccgtaaaaatcttggaatctccgaaaattattcggaggatgagttgacgttcctaaaatagatcgtgacatgacagaacttttaatttctgaaatcgagctcaacttcacggttaatttcaatccgatgcgattttagcgtaacctactctaccgagtaacttttatgaattttggtgcaattgactcgtgatcgatttatctcgagtcacattgtacatcttcgacacattggcgactctcggttgttatGAAAGTCTCGATATTTCAATTACGAGTGCACCGgttaccaaaacgatagaaaaatcggtctagtgtcgatcgacgagtattttgcaatcaagtggaatcacccacactctgatcacatatctcaatcaagTCGACCTATTTTCGTTCTCTGATCAATTTCaacagtgccgtaatgacccttgcaaatcaacacggtcgagcaatcgattcatggtcgaattctcaaattcattgcatttagatttctTAATTGCTTTCTCAGATAGTCAAGTTATCTCGTGAATGATCAACTCAAAGAATAACACTATCGGCACGtcaatgaaaggcccgatttatttaatcgaaaacgaaatctgaaaattcaggttGTCACATAGTTGGAGTCAACACCATTAGGTAAATAGCGAcaattttgcaatattaatgggcaggattgagaaaatatataatGAGGGACTAATTATCTTCTTTATTTCTGGGTTAAGCTCaaacatatatatgtatgattgtATCATTTGTGGTCCTAATGTAGTACTTCTTGCAAGCAACTTGGGATACAAACACATGcatctttaaacaaaatataAACAAGACTCTTATGATAATGAATGCATTGGTAATGAGTTTATGTCCAGATAAAAGGAAATCCTAATCTCATCTAATGCTTAGCATGTGGGATAGGCCTACCGTCTATAATTCTAATGCAACAACTAGTACCATTGACAAGACGAGCTAGTGGCTGGAGAAGATGCATACCACCACTATAACTGTGATATCCCGAAATTTGGCACCTATTTCGAATATATTAAATAGTTATTTCATCGATGCacttatggttattttactcagaactgatcactcacgagttaactaatctattatgtgaagccgttaagggatataaacgtgaCAGACTaaagaattcgatcagaaatcgaccgctcgaccataataatcggcaagggtcaatacaacaCTGTTATAAATCGATGAATGAACGGATATAAGCCAATTCAATGGAAATACGCAGTCgaattgcgggtgattccaCACGATTGCAATATTCACGTCAAACGGCagtaaaccgatttttctatcaatatTATATTCATGGTACATAATTGAACCCTCATGATTACATGATGACTGAGGGTCGTCTATGATTCGAAGATGCATAAacatggatcgaaaattatcgaccacgggtcacaCACGCTAAAACCgctaaaagctacccaatagaTTAGGTTGTACTAAAGTCATGTTcagtcgattttaaccacgaaaatTAATTCGGTTTTAGGAATCAAACATTcaagcgtgtcacgatttatttattggacATCGTCTCATTTTTGGTGAATTTTCGACGAGTCCaaaattttgcagaaaaatgaatttcggacaaaaagaaaatgaaaatgaaattcagATGGGGAtgagaaattagatttttctacCCAAAAAggcttatttggaattttccgtTGCATATAAGTAGCATTacattttgataaaatttgcatgtcatttaggATCAATGCATGTTAGATTAGGATTCATGTAGTTAAAACGTTTGAACTAAATCATATTCGTATTAAACAGAAAAgagaattaaattttattaatcatGTTTAGCAAATACATGCATATTTAAGTTAATATCTTGCAAAACATTCGATGCATTGCAATTAATGGGCTTTTGCTTGCTTGAAGTGTTTAATTTCCTTACAATTATTGGGCTATCTTTAACAATTTATTTgttacttttttattattggCTATTAAATTCTTGTCTATGCATTCGTATGGTCACTTCTCATTAGTgatttaagttaaattgatcaagattgcttataatattttgaaattaagaGAAAAGGCACCAAAAAATGCATTAAATTTATCTAGCGTAATCAATTTCCGTATCCATAAATCTctgtgttagggaaatcccttatgatgttttgaagatgacaaaataaatcaaaggctactaacatgtttaatggttaagtaatagaccatgcagatgatataacatgtaaaggatattgtcaaagtgtgaagacgaccagaagactgaacgtaacacatgtccaaagtatatttattttgaagatttccaaacttcgtgtcaaagtcaaGACTCGAACTCAAGCATCAAAGCCGAagagactttagtgtcaaagtctgttctacatcgaagtctgctCATTCGACAAATTCCGggcgaacgtgaatgatgaaccagaagacagactatgttggagctgaacttattcgaacggtgttcagaccttaaaacTAAATCTATTCTGAAGcgaactgggtacagaccttaaagctaaatctgttcagaagcatatatgttcagacccagattgtaaagtctacagactcagattgtaaagtctatggctctcagactttacatccagactcgacagaacgtaactcaagcccaatcatataacggctagtgatctggtttggattccacatcaagattgatttgattgactcaatctaattaattgacaattggatgttgaagacaagatctttctacacgaagaagctttacttatggaaaccaagattccgtttgtatgggcgatcggaatcaatttgggattctacctttatcactcaacggctaccaaatcttctagatacagagctgtccaatgggtatattggaagacgattctccgggatgctgtccaacggctagtttggaagtggaggagtatttaaggagacgaaggaccgatgagcaagtaagagatagagcgtagaatttataattccaaagtctaagcgaccttcgatcatacacttttctttggagagcttaaacgtttgtgatcgtgagagaaataccaaaagagtgacttagtgagatagtgtgatctactaagtgtttgcactcaaagttgtaatctcttgttgattgcatagtggaatccagccaagaaggctgttagcgtgggagagtggacgtaggcttagattaagccgaaccactataatttatgtgttcttattctcttccttaactcatttgtttgaagtttattttattctgcatatatttgccaagatttattttaaacacctattcacccccctctaggtgttcatactagcactctcaattggtatcagagccaagtgctcggtttataaaagtgtttttacttttgagctaaagattctttatggaagggcaaagcaacacaaggccatcatattttgatggaaaggaatacgacgtgtggaagaacaaaatgaaagcattcctaagatctagagatctcttgcaatgggatgttgtggaaagaggaatcaaccccattactgtgtctacatcaaataagaatggcaaagacaaagaaagcaaaccCCCCACTCCTATGTCTCAgatggagatgtccaaaagagaagcgcttgatgtgaaagtaatttattctttatattgcgctttgtctcctactgaatataatagaatctcttcatgtgaaacagcaaagaagtttgggataaacttcatgttacatatgaagggaccgatcgtgtaaaagagacaaaagtaaacttcctgctcggcaaatatgaatccttcaagatgaagcaatgagagtcgattggagatatgttcaatcgttttacagaaattgtaaatggtttagcatatcaaggtcagcaaatttctaccccgatgaaggtcaacaaactcttacgaggtctctcaaaagattggaaccatgtcaagacctcaatccgggagactcagaggattatgccactctccgttgatgaattga
Above is a window of Eucalyptus grandis isolate ANBG69807.140 chromosome 9, ASM1654582v1, whole genome shotgun sequence DNA encoding:
- the LOC120288378 gene encoding putative leucine-rich repeat receptor-like serine/threonine-protein kinase At2g19230, giving the protein MERSITAFSFALLASLTSALVLVVQAQPGFISIDCGAPNDYTDENTNMTYKVDDGFIGSGKNMSISGLIYQSNLRCTNLRFFPDGLRNCYTLRPDQGKNGKYLIRALFCYGNYDGKNQAPLFDLYIDVNYWATVGASSAIVEEIIYVPKADDIRVCLVKTGNGVPFISALELRALDDDVYPLESGFLQLSTRINLGQTSVVNWFRRQSWTTDAQPTNDATSLPGAPPKIWIVYLHFMEIERLSGPQREFTISMNDNQFAETVSLEYLKPVVVVSRPVKWPVITLSINSMNKSGNPPILNAMEIYNVVDLPNVPTAHDDGDIGYRNTTLICGNILLLAIPRDLSNNQLTGAIPKTLAELPHLSFLNLSGNNLTGSIPEALKNRVRDSTLNMSLTGNVHLCLADPCPRKKKQETILVTVTSVSSFCGALFSALAIIWLIKWKQTCSKTSEAFEQMPESSERTPRLKNRPFEYGEVSKITGNFGQVIGKGGFGNVYLGTLDNGTMVAVKMLSESSKQGYKEFQAEAQLLAILHHGNLVSLFGYCDDSKHMALVYEYMANGNLRQHLSEDHPKILTWSKRRQIAVDAAQGLDYLHNGCKPPIIHRDLKTSNILLNEDFQAKLADFGLSRAFASENDSHVSTRPAGTFGYLGPEFQSSGNRDKKSDVYSFGIVLFELITGQPAVMRSQDGCDFIHILEWLIPIIESGDIHRIMDPRLQGKFNINSAWKVVEIAMSCTQPRAIQRPDINHVLAELRESLAWTADFLGEVGLNFTWTLFGWAGITRTGLLIEDGLFGFAGICWANPRAKMRAAGPLLRAG